The Paraconexibacter algicola genome includes the window AGGAACGCGCCCGCGACCTGGATCGCCGCGAAGAACGCGGCGAGCGCGAACGCGAACGACGCGCCGACCAGCAGCTCCTTGCCGATCAGCGCCGCGAGGTTCCAGACGTCGAGGTCGACCTGCGCGTCACGGCCGACGACCGGGCCGAGGCCGATCGCCAGCGCCACCGCGACGATCCCGCGCACGCGCGCGGGGACGCTGCGCGAGCTGAACAGCGGCGCCAGCACGAACAGCGGGCTGACGCGCGCGAGGACGAGGAAGAACGCGACGACCTGCTGCTCGCCGAACTCGTTGATCAGCTGCTCGACGGTCAACGGCTCAGCCGATCTGCGACGGGATCGACCCCCACAGCTCGGTCGTGTAGACCATCAGCTGGTTGAGCATCCACGGGCCGCCGACGACGAGCACGACGGCGAGCGCGAGGATCTTCGGGATGAAGGAGAGCGTCTGCTCCTGGATCTGCGTGACCGCCTGGAAGACGGAGACGAGCAGGCCGACGACGAGGCCGCACAGCAGCAGCGGCAGCGCGATCTTCAGCGACAGCTCCATCGCCTGCGTCGAGAGGTTGACGACGGTGTCCTGGTCCACGGCGACGTGCTCCTAGGCGAAGCTCTGCACGAGCGATTGGGTGACGAGGTGCCACCCGTCCACGAGGACGAACAGCAGGATCTTGAACGGCAGGGAGATGAAGACCGGGGGCAGCATCACCATGCCCATCGACATGAGCGTCGAGCTGACGACGAGGTCGATGACGAGGAACGGCAGGAAGATCAGGAACCCGATCTGGAACGCCGTCTTGAGCTCGCTGATGATGAACGCGGGGATCAGCACGTAGGTCGGGACGTCGGCGCGGGTCTTCGGCCGCTCGAGCTTCGCGAGCTTCACGAACAGCGCGAGATCGCTCGTGCGGGTCTGCTGGAACATGAACTCGCGCAGCGGCTTCTGGCCGCGCTCGAACGCCTCGGCCTGCGTGATCTTCTCCGCGGTGAGCGGGTCGATCGCCTGCTCCTTGATCTGCGTGAACGTCGGGGCCATCACGAAGATCGTCAGGAAGATCGCGATGCCGACGAGCACCTGGTTGGGCGGCGCGGTCGGCGTGCCCAGCCCGGTGCGAATGAAGCCCAGGACGATGAGGATGCGCGTGAAGCCCGTGACCGTGAACAGCAGCGCCGGGACGAGCGTGATGCCGCCGATCAGGATCAGCAGCTGGACCGCGTTGCCGCCGTCGTTCATCGCTGCGTCCGGCGGCGGACCGCGTCCAGGAGCGCGCCGACCCCGTCGGTGCGCGGGTTGCTGAGGGCGCGCTGCGGGGCGACGGGGTCGCCGTCGGCGTCGAGCGCCTCGTCGGGGATGAGCCCGAGGTCGACCGCCTCCTGGCGGGTGTAGGTGCGGATCGGGGTGACGCCCTGCTCGGCGACGCCGACGAGCACGAGCTCGCGGCCGGCGTGCACGAGGTGCAGCGCACGGTTGGGGCCGAGCGCGATCGTGGCGGCGGGCCGCAGCCCGTGGCCCATCGTGCGCTCCTCGCGGCTGGCCTTGACCTGCCGCAGCACCCAGCTGAGGCCGTAGATGACCCCGATGACGACGGCGAGGCCGACGATCGTGCGGACGATCGAGCCGCCCCCGCCGCCGACGCTCGAGGCCTGGTTGGCCTTGTCGGCGGGGAGGTTCAGGGGCGTGTCCTCGCCGGAGCCGGCGACCCCGGGTGCGGCGAGCGCCACGGGAGCGAGCAGGAGCAGGGAGGCGCCGGCCACCGTCGTGGCACGCGCTGCGGTTCGAAGATGCATGGAGGGAGGGAGTGACCGGCGCCGCGGGAGGGAGGGAGCGGCGGGTCCGCCCGGTAGTCGGCCGGCGGCCCCGGGCCTTGACTGCGAGACTGGACGCATGGTCGACCTGGCACGACGCCCGTCGCAGATCGCCTGTCTGGTGGCGCTGACCGTCGCCGTCCCGGCGTGCGGCGCGGGCCGCGACGACGATCCGCGTCCGCGCGCGCAGACGACGGCGGCGGCGCCGCGCGCGCTGAACCTCGCCTCGCTGACCCCGGGGCAGCTCGCGGGCCAGCGGCTCGTCGCGACGTTCCGTGACACGCAGGTGCCGGGTCCCGCGATCCGGCGGCTGATCCGCCGCGGCGAGCTCGGCGCGGTGATCCTCTTCACCTCCTCGGCGCCGACGGTCGCCCGCGCGCGACGCATCAGCGACGAGCTGCAGGCGCTCGCCCGGCGCAGCCCGGTGCCGGTGCCGCTGCTCGTGACGATCGACCAGGAGGGCGGGGACGGCCGCACGACCGGCGCCAAGCGGCTGAACGACGCGCCGCCGTACCGGTCCGCGCAGCAGCAGGCGGCGGGCGGCGTGGCGACCGTGCGCGCGTCCGGCGTGTCCGCGGGCCGGGCGCTGCGCCGGGCGGGGGTGAACGTCAACCTCGCGCCGGTCGCCGACGTCGGCCGGCCGCGCGCCGCGCTCACGAACGAGGGCCGCTCCTACGGGTCGAGCGCCGCGACCGTCGGTCGGCTGACCGCCGCGTTCGTGCAGGGCCAGGGGCGCTCGGGCGTCGCCTCGACGCTGAAGCACTTCCCGGGCTTCGGGGCCGCCGCCGTGAACACGGACTTCGGGGTCGCGCGCATCGGCCTGTCCGCGGCGACGCTGCGGCGGGTCGACGAGGCGGCGTTCCGGCCCGGCTTGCGCGCCGGCGCGCAGCTGGTGATGCTCTCCAACGCGATCTACCCGGCGCTCGACCCCCTGCCCGCCCCGCTGTCGCGGCGGATCGCGGTCGGCGAGCTGCGCGAGCGGTTCGGCTTCCGCGGCGTGTCGATCACCGACGACCTCGAGGCGGACGCGCTGCGCTCCCGTGGGACCCCGGCGCAGCTGGCGGTCCGCGCCGCGCGGGCCGGGGTCGACCTGGCGATCCTCGGCCGGCGCGCGCAGAGCGCCGTCGACGCGCACGCGGCGCTCACGCGCGAGATCGCGACCGGCCGGCTGCCGCGCGCCGAGGCGGAGGCGTCCGCCCAGCGCGTGCTCGCCCTGCGCACCGGGCTACGCCGATGATCGACCACGTGACGCTGCGGGTCACCGACCTCGACGCGGTCCGGCCCGCCTACGACGCGGTGCTCTCGACGCTCGGGATCGCGCGCAACGTCGACGACCCCACGCTGCCGGAGTGGCGCGACTTCTCGCTGCAGCAGACCGACGCCGGGCATCCGGTCACGACCGGCGCGCACGTCGGGTTCGTCGCCCCCGACCGGGCCGCGGTCGACGCGTTCCACGCCGCCGGCCTGGCCGCGGGCTGGCGGGACGCCGGGCCGCCCGGCCCCCGTCCGCAGTACCTGCCCGACTACTACGGGGCGTTCCTGCTGGACCCCGACGGCACGAGCGTCGAGGCGGTCCACCACGGGCGCCGGCGCACCGACGGGCACGTCGACCACGTCTGGCTGCGCGTCGGCGACCTCGCAGCGACGCGCGCGTTCTACACGGCGTTCCTCGAGCCGGCGGGACTGACCGTCGGGATCGACGCCCCGGATCATCTCCTGCTGCGCGCCGGCGGCGGGTCGGTGTCCTTCGTGCCGGGGGAGCGGCCGTCCGCGCACGTGCACCTGGCGTTCTCGTCCTCCGGTGGCGAGCCCGCGGTCGACGCCTTCCACGCCGCGGCGCTCGCGGCGGGCGGCGTCGACCACGGCCCGCCCGGCCGGCGCCCGATCTACCACCCGGGCTACTACGGGGCGTTCGTGCTCGACCCCGACGGCCACAACGTCGAGGTCGTGCACCACGGGCGCTGAGCGGCGCCTATCCTCGCCGCCATGGGTCTCACTTCCGTGCTGCGCGACGCCCTCGACAAGCGCGTCGAGTGGACGATCAGCCTCGTCGACGACCGGCTCGGCCGCCGCCGCGAGACGCTGCACGACCGCCTCGACGACCTCGAGCGGTTCGGCCGCGGCGCCCTGCAGGCGCAGGGCTGGATGGACGGCGACGGGCGCCTCGGCGAGCCGGTCGCGCAGCTGCGCGACACCAACGCCGCGTACCTGAACTGGGCGGCCGGACCGGAGGGGTACGCGGCGCAGGCCGGCCTGTGGTTCAACCCACCGGTCCCGGTCAACCTCGTGCCCGGCGGCGTCGAGGTGCTGATGGTCAACGAGCGCGTGATCGAGCAGCCGTGGGTGTTCGCCCAGGTCGGCGCCGACCGGCCGCTGCGGATCCTCGACGTCGGCGGCAGCGAGAGCACGGTCGCGGTGTCGCTCGCGACGCTCGGGCACGCGGTCACGGTCGTCGACCCGCGCGGCTACCCGGTCGCGCACCCGAACCTCACGGTCGCCGCGTGCCGGCTGGAGGACTACGACGGGCCCACGGCGTTCGACGTCGCCGTCTGCCTCAGCGCGGTCGAGCACTTCGGCCTGGACCACTACGGCCAGGAGGCGTCCGCCGCGCGCGCCGACCACGCGGCCCTGCGGACGCTGCGCGGCCTCGTGCGCGCCGACGGCGGCCGGCTGCTGCTCACCGTCCCCTACGGTCCCGCGTTCGCGGTCGCCGGGTTCGAGCGGATCTACGACCGGCCGGCGCTCGACGAGCTGCTCGACGGCTGGACGGTCGCGGAGCGCCGCGTCGCGCAGTGGCGCGACCGGCTCGCGTGGGAGCTGCTGGCCCCCGACGCCGAGCCGACCGGGCGCGCCGTGGCGCTGGTGGCCGCGACGGCCTGAGCGCCGGGCGCTCCCAGCGGGATCCCAGGGACGTCCCAGCCGCCGCGCAGCGACGGGCCCGACGATCGACGCATGCCCAACGTCGGCCCCATGGAGATCATCATCGTCGTCGCGATCGCCCTGATCGTGCTCGGCCCGCGCAAGCTGCCGGAGGCCGGTCGCGGCCTCGGACGCGGCCTGCGCGAGTTCAAGGAGGCGATCGGCGGGCTCGGCGACGACCCCGCCCCCGTCGCGTCGGTCGCGGACGAGCGCGCCCGCGAGACGACCGCCGCCTGAGCCGGGCGCGCGCCCGCCTACGCCGCCTCGAGCGCGGGCGGCCCGCCGGACCCGGGGTCGGCGGCGGCGAGCTCGGTCGACGCGGCGGGCTCCGCCCCGATCACCTCGGTGATCCGCAGGCCGAACTCCTCGTCGATCACGACGACCTCGCCGCGGGCGATCGGCCGGCCGTTGCAGAGCAGGTCGACCGGCTTGTCGGCGAGCCGGTCGACGGTCACCACCGAGCCGGGACCGAGCGCGAGCGCCTCCCCGAGCGACATGCGGGTGCGGCCGACCTCGACGGTCAGCTCGACCTTCACGTCGGTCAGCCGCTCGAGGTCCAGGCGCCCGTCGGACCCGACCACGGGCGCGCCCGGGGCCGGCTGCAGGTCGTCGAACTGGAGATCGTCGGTCATGGCTACTGGACCGCGATGTCGGTGATGAGCACGTCGTGGACCTTCACGTCGGTCTCCTTGTGGAACCGCTCGAGCAGGTGCTTGCGCAGCTTCTTGCGGCCCTTCGCGCTCATGAGCTCGCGGGACGCGGTCTGCGTCAGCTCGTCCGTCACGATCGCGCGGATCAGCGCCTCCTGCTTCAGGACGCCGTAGCCGTCCGGCGGCTTCGGGGGCGGGGCGCCGCCACCGGCGAAGACCGTCCGTGGCGCGACAGGAGCCGGCGCGGTCCTCCGCGAGGCGGGCGGGATGTCCGACCACCCGGCCCGCGGCACGGACGCGAGCGCGACCCGCGTCGTCCCCCCGGCCGGCGGCGTGACCGCGGCCACCGGGGCCGAGTGGAAGCCGTGGTCGAAGACGAGCGCCACCGAGAGCTTCGCGAACTTGCCGTCCTCGAGGTTCACGAGGAACTCCTTCGGCAGGACGTACACCTCACCCTCGACCTTCGGGGGCGGGCCCGCGTCCGCCGGCTTGGCGAGCACGAACTTGTAGGCGCCGCCGAGCGCGACGAGGAGGATCGGGATGATGATCTTGATGTTCTTCATGGCTGGATCTCGGGGCTGATCGAGGGGAACGCGGCGTCGACGGCGGCGGTCACCGCCGGGTCGCCGGAGGTCGTCGCGCCGACGTCCGTGGGCGGCGCGACCTGACGCGGGAGCAGGATCTCCACGCGACGGTTGAGCGCCCGTCCGGACGCGGTGCGGTTGCTGGCGATGCCGTCCAGGTCGGCGCGACCCTGCGCGGTGAGCCGCTTCGCCGGGATCCCGGCGGCCGTCAGGGCGCGCACGACGCCGGTGGCGCGCGCGGAGCTGAGCTCCCAGTTGGTCGGGAACTGCGCGGTGGCGATGGGCACGTCGTCGGTGTGGCCCTCGACGACGACCGGGTGCTGGCTCTCCATCCCGAGGATCTCGCCGACGTCCCGCAGCAGCCCGGCGCCGCGCTCCTGCACGACGGCGCTGCCCGAGGCGAACAGCAGGTCGTCGGTGAGCAGTCGGACCTCGAGTCCGCGGCGGGTGACACGGGTGCGCACGCGACTCGACAGGCCGCGGTCGCGGACCGCGCCGGCGATCGCCTTGCGCAGCGCCTCGAGGTTCTCGCCCTCCGCCTTGGCGGCGGCGGCCTGCTGCTTGGCGGTCCCGTCCTGCGCGACGAGCGCCGAGGTGTCCGGCGCCTTCACGACGGAGCTGACGCTGGGGTCGCTGCCGCCGCTCTCCTGGATGCCCTTGCCGCCCGGCAGCACCTTGCCGCTGAACGCGTTGGACAGGGAGCGCTGCAGGTCCTCGAACTTGCTGATGTTCACCGAGCTGATCGAGAACAGCACCATGAACAGCGCGACGAGCAGGGTCATCATGTCCGCGTAGGACACGAGCCAGGACTCGTCGAAGTGCTCCTCGTGCTCCTCGTGGCCCTTGTGGCGCCGGGCGGCCATGGCGTGCGGGTCAGGCGGCCTGCGCCGCGCCGCCCTCGACGGCCGTCAGGTTGGGCTTGCCGCCGCCCTCGCCGACCTCCGCGCGCTCCGCGGGGGCGAGGAAGCTCAGGAGCTTCTGCTGCACGATGCGCGGGTTGTCGCCGGCCTGGATCGCGATGATCCCCTCGAGGATCAGCTGACGGGACTCCACCTCCTCGGTGGAGAGGACCTTCAGGCGGGTGCCGACGGGCAGGAAGATGAGGTTCGCGCTCGCGATCCCGTAGAGCGTCGCGATGAACGCGGTGGCGATCGACGGGCCGAGCGTCTCGGGCGCGGAGAGGTTCCCCAGGACGGACACCAGTCCGACGACGGTGCCCATGACGCCGATGGTCGGCGCGAACTGCCCGGCCTTCATGAAGGTCTCCGCGTTGGCCTTGTGCCGCGCGTGCATCGCGCGGGTGTCGGCCTCCATGATCTCGATGAGGAGGTCCGGGTCGGTGCCGTCGACGACGAGCTGCATGCCGGTCTTCGTGAACTCGTCCTCGATGCCCTCGATCTCCTCCTCGAGCGCGAGCAGGCCGTCCTTGCGCGCCCGCTCGGCGAAGCCGGTGAGCTGCGTGACCGAGCCGGCGAGGTTCAGCTCCGGCGGCGAGAACGCGCGCTTGTACATCGCGGGGATGAGCTTGAAGCGCGCCATGCCGACCGCGGCGAGCGTGCAGCCCGCGACCGTCGGGATGATGATCACGAACGCCGCCGGGTTGATCAGCGACATGGGCTGGGTGCCCTTCATGATGCCGCCCACCACGAGGCTGACGATCGCGATGAGCACTCCGATGGCGGTTGCGGCCTTCATCGTCCCTGATCGTCGGACGCCCGCCGCCGATCTTCAGGCGCGTCCAGCCGGCGGTGGACGGCTCGCGGGGTCCGGGGTCAGCGTCCTGCGCCGACGGCTGGGCTATCCAACGTACTCGCGGACGGTGTCGTAGTACGGACCGAAGTCCGACGCCAGCACGAGTCGGCCGAGCTTGCGGTACTCGAGTGCGATCGCGCGCAGGAGATCGTCCATCGTCATCGTCCGATCCGCGTCGGCGGCGAACACGAGTGCGGAGATGGTCGCGTTGCGGATCGCGCCGCCCGCGATCTGGAAGCGCGCCGTGAGGAACGGGAGGTCCAGCCCGTTGATGTCCACCCCCGCCGCCGCAAGCATGCTCGACCACAGGCGGCCCCGGGTGGCCTCGTCCGGCTCGGGGAAGTCGACGAACACGTCGACGCGGCGCAGGAACGCCGGATCGATGTTCTGCGCAAAGTTCGTGGCAAGCACGACGACGCCGTCGAACGCCTCGATCCGCTGCAGCAGATACGCGGTCGACAGGTTTCCGTAGCGCCCTTGGGCGTCGGACGCCTCGCCACGGCGACCGAAGACGACATCTGCCTCGTCGAAGAACAGCACCGCGTCGATGTCGTCGGCGGCACTGAAGACGCGGTCGAGGTTCTTCTCCATCTCACCGAGCCAGCGGGAGTAGAGGCCCGACAGGTCGACACGGAAGACGTCGAGACCGACGGACGCGGCGAGCACCCGGGCCGCGAGCGTCTTGCCCGTCCCGGACTCTCCGGCGAACAGTGCCGTGAGGCCCCGCCCGGCGAACATCCGCTCGTACCCGGGCGTGCGGCGGACGGCGTCGCGATTGCGCAGGTAGGCGCCGACCGCCTCGAGTCCCGAACGCGAGCGAGGCATCAGCACGATGTCATCCCACGTCGGGCCCAGCGGCAGACGATCAGCCAGTTCCGTGATGCCGTGGTCGGTCACCGCACGCGCGGCCGCCTGCACCGTCTTGAGGTGCAGCGGCACGCCCGGCGGACACATCGACTCCGCGATCGAGCAGATCTCGTCGATCTCCGCCGGCCCGAATCGGTGGGACGCCATCGCCGCCGCGATCTCGGGCTCACCGCACGCCGCCTCCCACATGCGTCGTCGCTCCGCCGGCATCGGGCCGGGGAGCTCGATCGTCCGCACGGTGACGTCCGCGACCGCCAGCGCATCCGCCCCGGTCAGCAGCAGGAGCACGACCGGGACAGGAGCGCCGCGAACGACGCGGAGCAGGTCACCACGGCGATCGGCAGGGACGGCGGCGAGCTCGCGGAGCGCGATCGGCCGGGCCGCGAGCGCGGCCCACAGCATGAGGTCCCGGGCGAACGGGGTGTCGAGGAGGAGCGTCGCGTCCGCGCACAGCGCACCGCGCTCGCTCGCTGCGGCGACCGCGTACGCGCCGTCCCGGCCGCGCACGGCGCACGGTGTGCTCGGCGCCGGCAGTGCCAGCGCGGCGGCGAGCGCCCCCAGGGCGACGTCCCGTCCGACCGGGAGCCGGGGCACCTCGAGGACGTCGACGCCGGCAGTGGCAGCGGCCG containing:
- a CDS encoding VOC family protein, translated to MIDHVTLRVTDLDAVRPAYDAVLSTLGIARNVDDPTLPEWRDFSLQQTDAGHPVTTGAHVGFVAPDRAAVDAFHAAGLAAGWRDAGPPGPRPQYLPDYYGAFLLDPDGTSVEAVHHGRRRTDGHVDHVWLRVGDLAATRAFYTAFLEPAGLTVGIDAPDHLLLRAGGGSVSFVPGERPSAHVHLAFSSSGGEPAVDAFHAAALAAGGVDHGPPGRRPIYHPGYYGAFVLDPDGHNVEVVHHGR
- a CDS encoding FliO/MopB family protein — translated: MAGASLLLLAPVALAAPGVAGSGEDTPLNLPADKANQASSVGGGGGSIVRTIVGLAVVIGVIYGLSWVLRQVKASREERTMGHGLRPAATIALGPNRALHLVHAGRELVLVGVAEQGVTPIRTYTRQEAVDLGLIPDEALDADGDPVAPQRALSNPRTDGVGALLDAVRRRTQR
- the fliN gene encoding flagellar motor switch protein FliN; protein product: MTDDLQFDDLQPAPGAPVVGSDGRLDLERLTDVKVELTVEVGRTRMSLGEALALGPGSVVTVDRLADKPVDLLCNGRPIARGEVVVIDEEFGLRITEVIGAEPAASTELAAADPGSGGPPALEAA
- the fliP gene encoding flagellar type III secretion system pore protein FliP (The bacterial flagellar biogenesis protein FliP forms a type III secretion system (T3SS)-type pore required for flagellar assembly.), which encodes MNDGGNAVQLLILIGGITLVPALLFTVTGFTRILIVLGFIRTGLGTPTAPPNQVLVGIAIFLTIFVMAPTFTQIKEQAIDPLTAEKITQAEAFERGQKPLREFMFQQTRTSDLALFVKLAKLERPKTRADVPTYVLIPAFIISELKTAFQIGFLIFLPFLVIDLVVSSTLMSMGMVMLPPVFISLPFKILLFVLVDGWHLVTQSLVQSFA
- a CDS encoding glycoside hydrolase family 3 N-terminal domain-containing protein; amino-acid sequence: MVDLARRPSQIACLVALTVAVPACGAGRDDDPRPRAQTTAAAPRALNLASLTPGQLAGQRLVATFRDTQVPGPAIRRLIRRGELGAVILFTSSAPTVARARRISDELQALARRSPVPVPLLVTIDQEGGDGRTTGAKRLNDAPPYRSAQQQAAGGVATVRASGVSAGRALRRAGVNVNLAPVADVGRPRAALTNEGRSYGSSAATVGRLTAAFVQGQGRSGVASTLKHFPGFGAAAVNTDFGVARIGLSAATLRRVDEAAFRPGLRAGAQLVMLSNAIYPALDPLPAPLSRRIAVGELRERFGFRGVSITDDLEADALRSRGTPAQLAVRAARAGVDLAILGRRAQSAVDAHAALTREIATGRLPRAEAEASAQRVLALRTGLRR
- a CDS encoding flagellar motor protein codes for the protein MKAATAIGVLIAIVSLVVGGIMKGTQPMSLINPAAFVIIIPTVAGCTLAAVGMARFKLIPAMYKRAFSPPELNLAGSVTQLTGFAERARKDGLLALEEEIEGIEDEFTKTGMQLVVDGTDPDLLIEIMEADTRAMHARHKANAETFMKAGQFAPTIGVMGTVVGLVSVLGNLSAPETLGPSIATAFIATLYGIASANLIFLPVGTRLKVLSTEEVESRQLILEGIIAIQAGDNPRIVQQKLLSFLAPAERAEVGEGGGKPNLTAVEGGAAQAA
- a CDS encoding class I SAM-dependent methyltransferase; protein product: MGLTSVLRDALDKRVEWTISLVDDRLGRRRETLHDRLDDLERFGRGALQAQGWMDGDGRLGEPVAQLRDTNAAYLNWAAGPEGYAAQAGLWFNPPVPVNLVPGGVEVLMVNERVIEQPWVFAQVGADRPLRILDVGGSESTVAVSLATLGHAVTVVDPRGYPVAHPNLTVAACRLEDYDGPTAFDVAVCLSAVEHFGLDHYGQEASAARADHAALRTLRGLVRADGGRLLLTVPYGPAFAVAGFERIYDRPALDELLDGWTVAERRVAQWRDRLAWELLAPDAEPTGRAVALVAATA
- a CDS encoding twin-arginine translocase TatA/TatE family subunit gives rise to the protein MPNVGPMEIIIVVAIALIVLGPRKLPEAGRGLGRGLREFKEAIGGLGDDPAPVASVADERARETTAA
- the fliQ gene encoding flagellar biosynthesis protein FliQ, which encodes MDQDTVVNLSTQAMELSLKIALPLLLCGLVVGLLVSVFQAVTQIQEQTLSFIPKILALAVVLVVGGPWMLNQLMVYTTELWGSIPSQIG
- a CDS encoding flagellar basal body-associated FliL family protein, with the translated sequence MKNIKIIIPILLVALGGAYKFVLAKPADAGPPPKVEGEVYVLPKEFLVNLEDGKFAKLSVALVFDHGFHSAPVAAVTPPAGGTTRVALASVPRAGWSDIPPASRRTAPAPVAPRTVFAGGGAPPPKPPDGYGVLKQEALIRAIVTDELTQTASRELMSAKGRKKLRKHLLERFHKETDVKVHDVLITDIAVQ
- a CDS encoding OmpA/MotB family protein; amino-acid sequence: MAARRHKGHEEHEEHFDESWLVSYADMMTLLVALFMVLFSISSVNISKFEDLQRSLSNAFSGKVLPGGKGIQESGGSDPSVSSVVKAPDTSALVAQDGTAKQQAAAAKAEGENLEALRKAIAGAVRDRGLSSRVRTRVTRRGLEVRLLTDDLLFASGSAVVQERGAGLLRDVGEILGMESQHPVVVEGHTDDVPIATAQFPTNWELSSARATGVVRALTAAGIPAKRLTAQGRADLDGIASNRTASGRALNRRVEILLPRQVAPPTDVGATTSGDPAVTAAVDAAFPSISPEIQP
- a CDS encoding ATP-binding protein, with product MPGRSTRTHAALAHAWALLQRAAEAEDPGGTGSLQWTITDEQERRFAALVEALGLGELERVLLGLASLPALTPGAAQLLGTLGGRAGPGPSPLLLARFAEHDGHAPETALAALGADARLRHRGALEAVPGATPEGTVLVASARALNAVLGADVHPAAATAGVDVLEVPRLPVGRDVALGALAAALALPAPSTPCAVRGRDGAYAVAAASERGALCADATLLLDTPFARDLMLWAALAARPIALRELAAVPADRRGDLLRVVRGAPVPVVLLLLTGADALAVADVTVRTIELPGPMPAERRRMWEAACGEPEIAAAMASHRFGPAEIDEICSIAESMCPPGVPLHLKTVQAAARAVTDHGITELADRLPLGPTWDDIVLMPRSRSGLEAVGAYLRNRDAVRRTPGYERMFAGRGLTALFAGESGTGKTLAARVLAASVGLDVFRVDLSGLYSRWLGEMEKNLDRVFSAADDIDAVLFFDEADVVFGRRGEASDAQGRYGNLSTAYLLQRIEAFDGVVVLATNFAQNIDPAFLRRVDVFVDFPEPDEATRGRLWSSMLAAAGVDINGLDLPFLTARFQIAGGAIRNATISALVFAADADRTMTMDDLLRAIALEYRKLGRLVLASDFGPYYDTVREYVG